A region from the Diadema setosum chromosome 17, eeDiaSeto1, whole genome shotgun sequence genome encodes:
- the LOC140240418 gene encoding uncharacterized protein: MDGTCRAEYCPVKTSEEDCNTTTSASGANTTLTGLQSFTWYRLTLNCSNCAGTISGQPLLASTAPLSPFEYGIRLEYDQPNETLKLAKSWNNLTVPDEICFKPVETSDPADYCSRNKDQCVPVGSTLHKVVPLKSGLVGVVSYGRQTCSVPSFERYEEDAMPTSLASHSFILTVTGATVGGTVVIFALVIGVMMTARLCRKKKDAKHETRSSYRSVDHQLVDGVEQDSGRIVDEDGLIYVAVSSEERPSTQQTSPIRTEEETIYSAVRTEGNGIRVDEDGLVYFSVSHPLQPDSSGSQEHIQPEETTIYSSYDYTNSQAIEAEAREDAPAMPLYATSSKQKQF, translated from the exons ATGGATGGTACTTGTAGAGCAGAATACTGCCCTGTTAAAACGTCAGAGGAGGACTGCAACACCACCACCAGTGCGTCAGGTGCAAATACCACCTTGACTGGACTCCAGTCGTTCACCTGGTATCGACTGACTCTTAACTGCTCAAACTGCGCTGGTACCATCAGCGGTCAACCCTTACTGGCATCGACAGCTC CCTTGTCACCCTTTGAATATG gCATCAGGCTTGAGTACGACCAGCCAAATGAGACTCTGAAATTAGCAAAATCTTGGAATAATCTCACCGTACCCGACGAGATTTGCTTCAAGCCTGTCGAGACTTCAGATCCTGCAGACTACTGTTCGAGAAACAAGGACCAATGCGTTCCGGTTGGTTCCACTCTGCACAAAGTGGTTCCGCTGAAGAGTGGGCTTGTAGGTGTCGTCAGCTACGGTCGACAAACTTGCAGCGTCCCATCATTCGAAAGATACGAAGAAG ATGCAATGCCAACCTCATTAGCCTCACACAGTTTTATACTGACGGTGACTGGTGCGACAGTGGGAGGAACTGTTGTGATTTTCGCTTTGGTGATTGGTGTCATGATGACAGCCAGGCTGTGCCGCAAAAAGAAAG atgcTAAACATGAAACCCGATCAAGTTATCGAAGCGTTGATCATCAGCTTGTTGACGGGGTGGAACAAGATAGCGGAAGAATA GTGGACGAAGATGGATTGATATATGTTGCTGTGTCGAGCGAGGAAAGGCCCTCAACCCAGCAAACCTCGCCCATCCGAACCGAAGAAGAAACCATCTACTCCGCGGTCAGAACAGAGGGTAATGGAATCCGA GTTGATGAGGACGGCCTGGTCTACTTCAGTGTGTCGCACCCGCTGCAACCGGATTCATCCGGTTCTCAAGAACACATCCAACCGGAAGAGACGACCATCTACTCCTCCTACGACTACACCAACAGTCAGGCGATTGAAGCGGAGGCTCGTGAGGATGCACCGGCCATGCCCCTCTATGCCACCAGCTCAAAGCAGAAGCAATTCTAG